A window of Roseiflexus castenholzii DSM 13941 genomic DNA:
CGGCGTCATTTGCACAACCTCTGCCTGGTAGGTGACGGTGTGATTCTTGGTGGGTTTAAGCAGCCTGACGGTGACGACCTTCACACATAACTCCGCCGCAGCAAGCGTCGAATCTGGCGACGCACATTGGCGTCGAGCGCGCGCGCAACGAGCGATGCAATGAACAGTCCAATCAACTGGAACAACGACATCTGCGGGCGCACCAGGTCGCGCAGAAACGCGGGATCGCGCAGGCGAAGCGGCGACGAGTCGCGCACCTCGATGTTCAGATTGTCGCCATGCCATTCGCGTTCGACCCAAAAGAGATCGGGCATGCTGCGCTGGAAGAAATAGTATGCGGGGTTGTAGGCGTACAAATAATCGAACAACTCACCGAACGGCTCGGCCGGTTCGCGCGGATGAAGCACCAGCGTTTCGCCTTCCAGATTGACATACCAGCGATGGAACGACCAGTGAAACAGGCGTTCAGCGATCTCGGACGGACTCTGAATGTACCCGGCTGCGCTCACCCGTCGGAGTTCGGCGGCGAACTGAAGCGGGTCATCCATGTGCTCTAGAATGTGCGAGCAGATCGTATACGCAAACGCGCCATCCTTGAAGGGGAGATAATGCGCATCCGCTACCACGAATGGACGATCAACGACCAGATCGCCACCGCGTTCGCGATTATCGGCGCCGGGGTAGCGGTCGAGCAGAATATTGGCGCGCGGATGCGGATTATCGCCGCTGCCGATCTCGAGCACCAGACCGGTTGCCGGAGGATTGCATTTCTGTCTCATGGTGTATGATGGGTCAGGGGTTACGGGCTCTGCTTCAGTGCATGCATTAACCTCATCGTCCCCCTAACCCCTAATTCAAATCATCCCCGCTGAGGCTATCGCGCAGGATGTCGATATATTCGAGCGCCAGGCCCGTACCGATAGCGACACAGTTCGCCGGTTGGTCGGCGACATAGCAGGGAACGCCGGTTACATCGGTGAGCAGTTCATTGATCCGGCGCAACATCGAACCGCCGCCGGTCATGATCATCCCTTTATCGATGATAT
This region includes:
- a CDS encoding methyltransferase domain-containing protein is translated as MRQKCNPPATGLVLEIGSGDNPHPRANILLDRYPGADNRERGGDLVVDRPFVVADAHYLPFKDGAFAYTICSHILEHMDDPLQFAAELRRVSAAGYIQSPSEIAERLFHWSFHRWYVNLEGETLVLHPREPAEPFGELFDYLYAYNPAYYFFQRSMPDLFWVEREWHGDNLNIEVRDSSPLRLRDPAFLRDLVRPQMSLFQLIGLFIASLVARALDANVRRQIRRLLRRSYV